TAAGTGAGGGTTAACGAAGTCTATGATGAAGAGAATCGGCgtcaattaaatttgtttatcgtTAGTTATAATtgcattacaattatttattttaaagaaatatctcTCTCATTAGTCGTTAGTTTCCACTTATTGTCAATTGTCGTACGCCCCCTCCCGCCTCGTCCCGCCTCGTCCCGCCTCTGCAATCCTTTGCGTCACTCCTACCTCTTCATAGCAATCTCGCCCTCGGTGTTGAATCTCTTATTCTGTCTCGCCTATCAGCTCTGTTTCATTGCTTGTTTTTGTTTCTGTTTTTGTCTTTCAATGTACTTATAGAGATATTTAACTctcaaatgtaattatataaacaggATCAttctaaatgtatatatgtaatataagtacttattattatatattatacaggaTGTATCGAAAAACTTTGTAcccatttgtaatattagagcCTTTATATACGAACCAGAAGTAggctaatatataattttcgtttattttcctTTCGAACATGAAATTCGAGCGGCTTTCGGAATACGGCAGATTTTCTTTGCATACTTTTCGTTTCCGTGGCTAGCTTATGGGGTTGTAGATTCCGAGAACCTTGGTTTAAATCCACGGTCGGGCTGACGATAAATAATAACAGgcatttttgtcaaaaaaagTCCGAATTTTGTAAGTTGCCAGGGTTTACACCCCAGTGCTTCGGAACCCATGTAAAGGCGTTGGCCCTGCGCCTGATTTCAGCGGTCACGTCGGGTCACCCTCCCGTCCGGTGAAAGAATAAAGATTGAAATGCAGATGCATTTGCTCGTGcatatttgtttacttttaatatttcccGCCATTGGATAGTTATCGTTAGAGTAGTCGCCCGGGACGAAATCGAACGGCAAATCACCATACTCGAATAATCATCTCCCTTGGAGCTGCAGCAAAGGATTCTATGGTGTTTCGGAACTCAGATCTCGAGGGATAAAGATCCACACTGCTGTTCCAAGAGACATATTGATTTCGCGGCGCATtgactatgtaaggaatggttaatgtatcttacagcgccaatgcctGTGGCGGTGgtaaacacttaccatcaggtgactcaTTTGCCGTCCGccaaactaatttataaaaaaatatatgccttTTCGAGAAGGGTAGAAATATGGAAGTAGGTATATTACCTTAGGGTAGTGTTTTATGTAAAGTAGTTCTAATATCAGAACTGGgactgaaaataatttttaatagggTACTTTTTTTTCGGACGTCCTGTATAATGTCAGCTAATTCTTCGCACcataatttctaaaattatcaaataatggACTagttatgtacaaaatatacttttgcgacgtttataaattaagttcacTGTGAAAGTCGCTGAATCACTTCATCGACGGCTAActgaagtataaaatatttttagttataaattatttacacacGTAGACCTTAACCTACTTTAttcgagttatttttttaaacgacgtCACGGCGTACAAACTGTTATATTACTTACGTTACAATATTGTCTTAAAtcgatgtaaatttatattttaaaatatacactcGCAGATGAAATTAACCGCTCGTGCGTACCGGACCTAACAACTAAGTTTCGTTAAGAACATTCACAGCTGGTAAAgacaatatgtttttgtttcctTATAATCATCAGTATCGATAAACTAAAAGTGTACAAAATTTCTAGAGAGTGGTTAATTTTGTcgatattatacttatattagttATActgtgtgtttatttatataatagaaaaagatgTATAATTTGatcagaatattttaatagcaattCGCATAGAGTTCCTGCTAGTCGGGCTAGGAAGCCGGAAGTTATCTCCGATACACGACCGCCATTTGTGAACGTGTGGCGTCCCGTGTGACGTCAGACGGGCTCGCCGGGGCCGCCCCGTTGGCCGAGCAGGTGTCCAGTCCGCTGTAAACTAATCTTAAAATATCTCGACAATATTATACTAATCGTTTGTCATGAAGTCGTTCTGTGTCAGGAGGCTCTTCTCTTGTCCGAAGCCGTAAGAACATTTCGgtgatgttaaaaataatgatgtatCGATAGAGTTGCCATTACGTTTAGATAGTCACTATGAAAGATGATATCGTGTGTGTAGTtagatagaaaattaaaatacattcgaCTTTTGGTGCTAAAGGATCGGAGACTTTCTTTTCTATGTAAAGATActgaaaattgtataaaatggtTCTGTACATGATTATCAGTTGAGTGAATGCGGCCTGAGAAGTCTTATTTGTGAactgtttttagttttattgttgtatattttgatttaaacgtGTCTCTGTGAGCGTTGATTTGAACATCACTCGAACTTGTAACACATCACATGTATGAAGTTATTTTGTTCACTAGTCGAATATACGCCATGTTGTAATGTTACAAGCTTTGCGAATATTGTTTGTGCAGTAATTACAGAAAGAAATCGGAGCTGTCTGTGTTTGCAGTTTTTAATTTCGAACTTCATTCgcagaaattttataattaaaacgtaattcctcataataattcaaaagcaatttatttatacgttcTGCGACTGAAGATTTTACTAAGATGACAGGCGACCCAACCCCCACACAGACATCCCCCCAGTACATTTTGCTGTGCTATGAATTCGTTCCAAAGCATTTTGTTTATTGAACATTCAAATAATGTAGTTAGtgccttatttaataattatgttttaccgATTGTATGCAATTTGTTACTTTGTTGACATTCGAAACGCTTATTATGTATTGTGTGATCGCCGTCCGCGCAGCGCGTCGCGGATTGTGATATAAGttagttattgttttttctttttgctCAAAATTATTTCTCCGTTTGATCTGTGTACTTATCGTTCATGAAATTTGTAAgactgtatttaattttgttacgtaAAATTGTTGAATCCaggttataaatatagttattttgaGAATTACgactatttatttacttacactGGTGAGGGTGGGGCGGCAGTGCGctcgaataaaataacttttacataaaaataaatactttatttcaaaatgttcgAATCTCATTCTCGCCCCCCCGGGCGAGTCGGGGCGAAGTGACTAGACGGTACACtcaacatttcttacagcattaTGTTTACATCATATCGTATATAGTATTTCTGTACAAAGATACCGAAACTTAGTGATAAACAATTATAGTTACATTCCtacttattgtaaataaataatatcgctAATACTCGAGTATTAGAAAATCCACCGAAAAATAACATGACACACTTTGGGAGCATTAAATATTAGCATCCTAAACATAATTGGTTAGCCTTAGAGCTGCGCAGCGGGCTGGCCCGCGGGCCTAGGCCTGCGCGTCGCCCAGCACGTGGTACATCAGGCGCTTGAAGGAGTTCGACTGCTGGATGTGCTCCTCTTGCAGCGAGCTCACCTGTCCATTAGACTAAAAGTAAACTTGCTGTAAATGTGCGGCGCAAAGGCTCCGTCTCCTCGTGGGGAGACGTTTGAAGTTTATTCTGATTTCATCCCCATTCTACCGACGGGGATCGGTGGATACGATGGTATCTTTTCCCGGCCATCTGAGCGGTGTTCTACTGGACTATATCGTTTCACAGTACAATGTGATATTTACTTATTGTTAGTTTAATGAGGAAAGGTGTGAACAAATTATGGTAAGTGGCACTATCGTGTACAGCTTTATTAGCTCGAAGAAGAATAATGATGTGATCTTtgatgttacgtccctcgtgCCTTACCACACAAGCTGTGTCACTCTATAAAGTACCTCTCGATAACTGATGGGGGATAGTGGTAACACACGAGTCGTATTTGGGCACTAAATCCACCATTAAATAAAACCTGTGCTTTTTGAATGTGATTATTTATAGGAGGTATTGTGTTTACGGCACACTCGTATTATCATTTTAGATATTGTATGTTTACTTACGAAGGTCGTTTGTTTTCCTTTCAGATTCGTTTCCGACTGTTTCACAGATTTCGGAATCGGCGCCGGTTTCtagtgataaaataaacaagtgttctttaaaaatataatgattcgCTCTCATTAGAGTTCAAGCAATCGTCAATGGCATCTTCAGGCGGTTTACAAAAGATCAGTAAATGCATGCTCGGTAGGTCCGATTTCAGTAAATTTAAACTCATTTGACGACAGCTTCACTGTCCGCTAAACTATTCTGTAGTTCGCATGCGTTGTCACGGAAAGTGCCTCACTCGACCCGACCGAAGGGCCGTTTTCGGTGTCGCATTCGACAAccatagtattttttaaagttatatttttagtgaatGAAATCGTTCGATACGTTTCTGCAAATATACAAGTAAATCGACTTCGATCGAAACAAATGGGCAGTCGAAATATATTCTTCGGCAAACCCGAAGCCGAATCTTCGGGCCGTATGCATGCGTACCTTGCTGAACAGCTTGTGCTGCACGGGCGCGGCGGGCTGCGCGGGCCGCTCGGGCTCCAGCTCGGCCAGCGCGCGCAGGGCGGGCGACGTGGCGGGGTCGAAGGGCGCGCTCGGGGGGCTGCCGGCCGGCGGGGCGGGCGGGGGGCCGTTTTTAGTCGGTTAGCGGTTAGCGGTTAGCGGTTAGCGGTTAGCGGGCGCGACACGGTAGAGAGAACGGTTAGAGCGCGGTGAGTAGTGGGCGGCGTTCGGGAAGGACCGGTCGGTGAGGAGACTACGTTGATGGTGTACAATGAGTTCACTAccttaatattaacttattacATACTCTAGTTACTGATCGGCGCGGCCACGCGGGTGGTGGGTGGCGAGTGCGTGCGcgcttcagttttttttttatttggcaacaTGTCGACGCGATCAGCGACGTCTGCGACCGTTCGATTCGAGAGAAGTTCGAGAGAGTCGAAGAAGTAGCAAACATAAATAGAGAAGCGTTAATGCGTAATGTGAGATGGGCGTCGACAGTTGTTTTGGCTGCGTTTCTAGTAAAACACTTGCCTCTTGACTACGTGCGGCCGCCCGTAATAGCCGTTAGAGCTgagcaaacaaatattttattaaattacatatgatTTTAGTGACCCAATTTACTTTTCTGATGACATTATAAGTAAACCTTCTGCGGTTGCGACATCGGCAGATAACGGATCGATTCGCTCCGAGTCATTTGAATACTTCGCTGCCACTTTACTCTTTCCATGCGTCAAATCACCTTTTTTACAGTTAAGTTTTCCATTTTTACGTCTCTCACTACAAAAGCTTTTTCATCATTAATTGatcttttaaaacaatacaacaaaCATTTTCAGTGCTGCGTGCTCATAAGAACACCTTACTATCtttaacacattttatataacataataactcTTAAACCCTGACCCTTTCCTACCCCAGTCGAGGCTCGTCTAATCGATTTTTACAGCCTTACTTGCACTTCAATACTACGAAATACTTCTGCATCtctatttttacatttcatagAGGAAGTTTCTTCTCCTTCTTCTAACTTTCATTCTTATTCTCAGGACTTATTCTGTTACTTCTTTAATctcaatctttttaaaatgtatctatacccttttattctaccaccaagcgtCTTCGTTAGCCATATCTTCCATTCTCCCGGAATATCTTTTGATACGTACCCTACTcactatttttattcaaaataaatgccGTTATcccatttctattattttacacGTCAAATGGTCTCTCAATTCTGAGAGTAAATTCCACTTATGTATCTTTTTCATACAATATCATACTATTTTTTGGAAGAGAATCTAGCTTAGCTGGGCTACATGTTTAGCTTCTAAGAGGAAAAGTCTAGGCTTCAAAAACAAATCCTCACCTGGCGGCACTTAACACTCTGACTGTCTTACTAATTGTCGTCAGAAAATAAACTCATTAAGTATTCATTGAGCGAGTtggtataaatgttattttgccTTAATGTGgtcaaaaattacatattaaaaaagttacatacAAATTGGATGTGAACAAATCgcgttaatatgaataaataaacattaccatTTCATACAGGAATCGAACCTGTCACGGATCGCCGAATATGATAGGTAGaaagtatttcataaaaacacCAGTGGAGTTTTAAGCATTCGTCTAGTACGTGTAGTTAAACGTTCGGTATTTTCGTTTGGCAGACAGCCATGATCTTGAAATTCAGTTCTAAGATGAGCGTTTCTTGAAATGACCTTCAGATTTTTCAAAGCGATTTGTACTAAATGGCGGGGAAGGAATTACTGATGTATGTTTCATTTGAtcaatcttaatattaaatactcacGGCAGAGGCGATGTCTGCTGTCTGATCGAGTTGGCAATGTTTTGCTCCGAGTATAGGTTGATAGGAGAGTTGAACTGCTTGTGCACCACCTGGACAAACGGTGTTATCAACTCAAgataacaacaacaacaacaacaacagaaCCTTAGTGAGAGACTGAACACTTTAACCGTGcccgtttaatattatatacattatacatggTGTTCGAAGTTAATTTAAGGTCAAGATCTAAGTTGATAAATTTAACGACAGTCATAATTTGtctcaatttatataaacattgtaattaaatcAAGTAAATTCTAATCGCTCTCAAAATGTATTTgagatttgaaattaaaatttagttaaaaacgAACTGTACACtgatgatagaaaaaaaaacccgcAGAAAACAAGATGGCGTATAGACAAATGAAGGTAATGACTGAAAATTCACTGATATTCATAATTGAAATGTTATCATAgctaaagttttatgttttggTCACAGAAATATGTTAGTGTTCGATATATCAGTGAATCCTCGAGGCTGTACAAACGAATCGTTCGCTACAGAAGTTTTAATGCGATCATGCTAAAGCTGTTTAAGCATCACACAGTTTCGTCAACCACCTTGTTCGAATCTTCACCGACCACTCGCTGCAACACCGACTCGGCCACCTGGGTTTTTGTCAAAAATCTATATGTTACAAATGTGCAGTTACATAGCATATACTGTAGCTTGTGCTTTATAACACGTGCAGCCTTCAGAGTCGCTCGGCACGAGCCAACTTTTGAATACCATTAATGTAAGCTaagcattttcatttcattataaatagataagttACAGTTCTCGATTTGAAAATATAGAACCGCTCCGAGCTGGGTAAGACCTTTGTACAGAAGTGTGAGCAAAGAAGTGTGTGCGCGCGCGCATGCGAATCTGAGGTGTATTCGTCCAGTGTGAAAGCCTAGGCTTCCAAGATATATAGTTTTATCTTTCTATTGTTTTCATTAGTTATATGCTTCATAAAGGACTTTATGTTTAAATCGAAGCGCATAATCGCATATCGACACTGAATTCCAGCAGTGGCCGCAGGGAATACCTTCTGGCGCATGAGCGTGTCGCGGTAGTCGTGGTGCGGCGGCGCGCGCATGGCGGGGTTGGGGTGGTGGCGCAGGTAGCTCTCCGTGGGGCCGGGCTCGCGCCGCACCTTGGCGCCCGGTAGCACCAGCGGCGTCGTGCGGTATGGCTGGGGGCGAATCAGATGTTTACCACCTTTAACCTTTAAGGTTTAATTGGACTCGTGGTACACctatactgtttttttaaatcagaaatATATCCAATGAGCCCACGGGCAGCTTTAGCAGTGGATACCCATCTTCTTTACGTTTTCAGCGCTCCCAATAGTGGGAACTGAGAGATCCTCTGCCTGTCATCAcggactcactcacccttcacactAGAATATAACCAtgaattatattgtaatgttaataCTTAATGTTTACCAAAAGAGTAATTTACGAGGTGATGATGAACCCTTGAATAGAGTTTTCACTCCGCCTGGCTAGGCATACCATCTGCCACGACAGTGTACGTTTATATACtacttctatttatattaaatgttatgtttatagttaattttcaGAGGAACACAGAAGCCATCgtgattaaacaaatataaactaatatcccgataataatatattgcgtTCGATGCGCTCGCTCGCTTATGTTGACGCGACGCGTCTAATTTTATACGAGGTTATTTGATGTGGGTTATGATTTCTGACAcgatttcgttttatatttgcGATTATTTGATCTGATGTAGGTCGCGGCcactttaaatatatcttagacAAACTAGTCGAGGTAGCTGCATGCGCACGCGCATCGAGAATGGAAGCCGCCTGGAAACAACAACCTCATCTTATATCGGTTTGTTACTAATTGGTCTCAAAAGTGAGCAACAGTACGGCTTTGTTCCAGTTAATAAATGTTGTAGTTTAAATGAAGCGGTCTCAACGCCACGATACATTAACGACGGCAAGGACTGTTTCTGTGTTTAAAAGCGTGAACTGTGCCATTGGAACGAGCTTCGACGTTTATTTCCGTCCGGTAAATGTTTACAAAGCCGTAGCTTTAGTCACTGACGCaatgttttacattaaattggacctttttattactatttgttTAACTAATACACAATACATTATTTGTACTGGTAAATAATCTCTTAGGATTTTTTGGGACATACTGGTACTAAACGAAATATTTCaagagttatattaaaattagcagCACGTGAATGTCCCAAGGCCAAAGCTTTTTTCCTCTAGAGGACAACGCAACTTCAGCACAACGCTGCTTCAACGCTTATTAGTGCAGTGTCCACCATCTGGCGGACAACAACACATGGACATCTTCACGATTTTCTTCAGAGACGGGCACTAGatgcaattataaacacaaattggaGCACATAATATCAATCACATGACTTCATGAAGTTGGCTCGAAGTACCATGTGACTAAgtcccatttaaattttattacgagaAAGCTGTGCATGTGTAAAGTTACttagaaacaatatttttcctAAGCCCAaaacaaatttcatatttaaatttggcgtaattatttaattattttgtgatatttatatactatatttatatatatttataaccatATAAAGAGTAACTAAATGTGATTTTTAGCGAAATAAACTTGTTATGAAAAGAACATGTCCCATAATTTGTTTGTTGTCGAACATTGAACGTGACGCTGAACACATAACAGACTTGGTTCAAcagctaaaaatattaatttgtagattttgtcacatattttaaatgagatatttataagttcattttgtattaaattgaaAGCTGCTCGTGAGTGcatagttgttttttattttatttctaggaataaaaataatttcgaggaagttttaaaaattttacaccCGTTTTCTTATGACTTCCAACACCAAAACAGCTGTCTAAAGCGTATTAGGTATGTTTGTATAACtataatcgaaatattatgCATCACTTAATTATATGCCCCAGACCCGCAACTGTACCCACCGTGTTCGTACCATGAAATCTAtaagaacataaaataatttccaataGGTTCATGAATTAGCTTATTGCATCACGTATTTATAGCACTTTGTGAGTTCCGAGTAGTCCGTAATTAGTTTATTATCGAACATTGAAGATTGGCAGACCGTTGCGAGTCAACGCCGGTTTTAACTACGGAGTTAGATAACTCGAGTATTTTCGGTAAATTAATATCACTACATCACATCCTAGCCTTAACCTAATTAGGATCactcgtaaaattataaatgtatcgtaaatatttaatggattTTCTTTCGACGAACCCAGTTGCTGACGAATTCCTCCTCGGGATGCTTAGGGTCCTGGTACCCGTTGGGGAAAAAGTTAGGGTTGACTGCCATCGTAGCACTCGGTAACGCGGACGTGTCGTAGAGCGAACGATCGCGGACTGCGTCTCCAGTCGTTCCCTCTCGGTAAACAGTAATTTCAATGCATTCTATTTTGGAAATATGACGGAAAAATAGGCACCAGCGTGGGCGAAACCTCAGCCTAGAGCATTGTGGGACACGCACGAAGTATTCTTCACTTACTACTCGGGTACACGAATGGACAATACACATAAATAGTTTATCCAAACGCAGAAAATAAGAGGCGAGGGTAGAGCATACCTCTTTCGTGAAAAAAATCTAGCGATGTGATGTTTatgttcaaattattaatttattcacttATATAGCGGGTAATTTTGTTATACGATAAGTATTTGTAATGAGTTTAAAATTGGTTATGACTGTAGATGTATCCACATTACGTCGCCTTACACTATTTTAGCAATATGTGATTCAGAACATGGATGAATGGAACATACTGGAACTTGGGATTGAATTtctaatacacatatatatttctcaAACCGATTTCCATATTCACACGAGTCCATGGCTTAGTTATAGCTTTCGCGTCTTATTATGTttctaattaagaatataacaaaataaagagTGTATTGGCAAACAGCCAGACTATAAACGCTCGTCTTCGTTTAAAAATGGTCGAGTTAACCTATTTACTTGGGAAGTAACTGGTGCGACGTGTCTAAtgaagattattaatattttttagtacgtagaaacaaaataaacattagttCATTATCGATAAATTTggagtattttaatattttattcgtaaaggaaaatcttcaatattaattgattgataCACTATTATtagatagcacaccttgggaatgaaacgatcgactcctggctgtttctattcatattcaatatatgtacttaatagattgacaaaaaataagacccgctgagtttctttcgccggttcttctcaggtcagggtgtttccttttccgaaccggtggtagtgtttaatttgactatcaataagtaagtgtaatgcttctatattgaataaagtaatttgagtttgagttgagtTTGATTATCAAcccaaaattgaataaaaaaaggttttctcTGATTATTTTAAACGGACAATGGTTCGTCTTGAGACTTTGGTAAATTCCTGAAAGTATTACTGATAAAATGAAGGTTAACTTATTTGAATAGACATACGCGTCGTCACACGTCGACGAGAGGCAAGCAGTTGGATACATttattatcgtatatttttttaagccgACTTCAAAACGAaagaggttatcaattcggtcTCAATGTCTTCCGCGTGCCTCGTTGTCTGTCTTTTGTAAATCGATTTTGGTAATGATTATTTCATTCGCACAGTTATAGCTCGACGGCTCATTTTCATTTGAAGCAAAAAAAACCCAAAACTGGTAATTGCTTTTCATTCAATTCTACCATTGAGAGTGTgagactatatttttataagcggTGTAGTAATTCGAATGCTTTGTAAAAGCGTTcccatatttaataacaaagctGTAACTGGGAAACAGTAAATTAATACCGACCACATAAATTGTctgaatataaatcaattaacaactaaaataatgtttaaatatattcaacctAATCGGTTATTGTATTGGACTTGGTGTCGAAGCAGGTTATGCTAAGCTGCTTTGATGAACACCGActgcaaaattttttttaactcggctttaattgtttttctttaaatatattttttttaagtacgtcacatattatgtaatttagttTTCTGTTTATGAAATGTTGATTCGATCGTCTCGTGAGATGTGTGGACTGTGTAGTCACCGTTTCTCTGACTCAAGGTGATGCTCTAAATTTCTGTACTTGCTCGAAATTAGGCCTGTCTATTAATATGGCAGTTCTTTTCGTTTGATGAATGGGGTGACAAATATTGCGCTCGACCGAATAATCTGGCattgatacaaatataacatGACGAAAGTCAACAAATAAATCTAAAGTGACACGTTGGGCCAGCTTTTTCCATGCGGggttaattataacataaaatcacTTGATTTAATTTGCATACGGTCTCGCGTAACGATTGGAGTGATGTTCGAGGGTTACAACAAATATCGTATTTATTActcatttaaattttgatttttaatataaaatactacgaATACATCCTCTATGCCACGCGACGATGAATGATTACGACAGTGCAAAAAGCTGTGaaatcattttcataataatgtattgtaaaatagttgccaaagtaatatattatttatatttggattttttaatttaacctacGTCAAATAACCACTAGGCAGAAGTTGACAGTGTtgcttgtaattataaaataaatatataatcgataACTGTATCGAGTACTGATCGAGTGCTGAGCACGTGAGGCACActctattgttattaaatatttttataaatctgcTCTTCATAAATATCAACGACCAGAAATGATAAtaacactttttaaaatatcatgttaAGGTAATAGTAATGgccaacaatttattaatattattcgctTGACTCTCGTTTATTTTGGATTTGGCAAACATTTAGGGGACGCCCACCCTACTCGAAAATGCTGGTGAGTTGGTTTTCCGCCGAGTAGGGTCAACAGAAAAATCGCTTAGTCAGCTACTCTTACGACCTCTACCCGCGATTGAAATGATGCAGCTATGTTTTGCTGCGCCGGGATTATGTACATTATGCGACAtcagtacaaaataataattacctggCTTTGTATGGACTCGTCGACGGTTTCATCTGTGCGATTGGAAGCCGCTGGAGACATCATTAGGGTCCTGTACTCGCCCTCCTGTTGGGGGACGAATTGCGTCTGATGGGGTGCGTATTGCGTCTGTTGCGGAGAGTATTGCGGCTGTTGTGGGGCGTATTGTGGTTGTTGCGGGGAGTATTGCGGCTGTTGCGGAGCGTATTGAGGCTGTTGCGGGGCATATTGCGGCTGTTGGGGGGCATATTGCGGCTGTTGGGGTGCGTATTGCGTCTGCGGAGGCACGGGCGTGCTGCGGGGGAGGGACTCCGGGCCGCGCCATTGTGTCGTCGGGAGAGGACTTGCGGTCCTGTTTACAGACATACGCATTA
The window above is part of the Vanessa tameamea isolate UH-Manoa-2023 chromosome 6, ilVanTame1 primary haplotype, whole genome shotgun sequence genome. Proteins encoded here:
- the LOC113393396 gene encoding DNA-directed RNA polymerase II subunit RPB1 isoform X7 produces the protein MPMYQRPAFWRVPHQRPDPDDEVRNSRRGLVTPGTPAGRELTRGDIIAKIDHYDARDLRHEDAQNLFKNAPNQIKLVVQRSSPSSHLYTMPRSSNSFSGRSLLMPSYYRMAETASPLPTTQWRGPESLPRSTPVPPQTQYAPQQPQYAPQQPQYAPQQPQYAPQQPQYSPQQPQYAPQQPQYSPQQTQYAPHQTQFVPQQEGEYRTLMMSPAASNRTDETVDESIQSQPYRTTPLVLPGAKVRREPGPTESYLRHHPNPAMRAPPHHDYRDTLMRQKVAESVLQRVVGEDSNKVVHKQFNSPINLYSEQNIANSIRQQTSPLPSNGYYGRPHVVKRQVFY